A single genomic interval of Zingiber officinale cultivar Zhangliang unplaced genomic scaffold, Zo_v1.1 ctg74, whole genome shotgun sequence harbors:
- the LOC122037748 gene encoding eukaryotic translation initiation factor 4G-like, whose translation MLAESSSFKEVMKKETLQDASLGYADSSKEIPSESPSLCQIIDGIDTKSINSNSRVANTVSEVRKDRILEVAVSEQFKVSDDSSKDPNDFEVLPSSTHSKSSEHVNAVASSEQESHVRNFGKVRSGHYDKVIDKLLNDSTSDVGSEMQEERILNLQNRPTTAYLDAADSETIINSLSTEHEMKSDKDIDLIDSGVACMETVNVCLQPLSVEHKPELKHLDLNSECKPESKPLDSCSDALVSATGLGQTEKPLSEIPKPKISTGKKKKREMLSKADAADTSDLYTAYKGPEEEHTAKKSESINNSTVVKNITQIGNLSKDAASNEEDMHNRAELDDWENAADISTPKLKATDDQPPINDARKQHKKVDGYEATSRNKYSRDFLMTLSQYFTHLPINFQTGSDITDALLVNLSGHSPSASTGRVNDRPSGASRVDRRIVASMDDEKWLKPQVSFGRDNRTDYGHGNATVSLRPGQAGSHVILRTLPRQTSNQGILSGPMPSPVAQVGLPRGNPDADRWQRARGLIPSPHTPLQVMHKAEKKYEVGKVSDEEAAKQRQLKAILNKLTPQNFDKLFDQVREVNIDNAMTLTGVISQIFDKALMEPTFCEMYANFCFRLATVLPDFSEDNEKITFKRLLLNKCQEEFERGEKEQAEANKDEEEGETKQFKEEREAKRLQARRRMLGNIRLIGELYKKKMLTERIMHECIKKLLGQYQNPDEEDIEALCKLMSTIGEMIDHPKAKEHMDAYFDMMAKLSTSQKLSSRVRFMLRDAIDLRKNKWQQRRKVEGPKKIDEVHRDAAQERQAQSSRLSRGPIISNVPRRGPAADYGSRGPTLLTPPGIQQQVSGIRGLPSQVRGYGIQDVRLEDRHHLEGRTMSLPLQHRSAEDDSITLGPQGGLGRDSKISDRTFERSSTAMLPAGRTHGTSMSSQSTTPETRIFSEEVLREKSISAIREFYSAEDEKEVALCIKELNAPDFYPSMISLWVTDSFEKTNTERDLLAKLIINFCKSRDSLLSQAQLLHGFELVLSSLEDAVNDAPRAAEFLGRLFTKVILQNVVTLKDIGKLIQEGGEEPGQLKEIGLAAEVLGNILESIRSESGDAFLNEIRTSSNLRLKDFRPPHPLKANKLDEFL comes from the exons ATGCTTGCTGAGTCTAGTTCTTTCAAAGAAGTGATGAAGAAGGAAACATTGCAAGATGCTTCACTAGGTTATGCTGATTCATCCAAAGAGATTCCATCTGAGTCTCCTTCCTTATGCCAAATAATTGATGGAATTGATACCAAAAGTATCAATTCTAACTCTAGGGTGGCTAACACCGTTTCAGAGGTTAGAAAAGACCGCATATTAGAAGTAGCAGTGTCTGAGCAATTTAAAGTGTCAGATGATTCATCAAAAGATCCTAATGATTTTGAAGTACTTCCTTCATCCACACATTCAAAATCTTCTGAACATGTGAATGCAGTTGCATCATCAGAACAAGAAAGCCATGTACGAAATTTTGGAAAAGTGAGATCTGGTCACTATGATAAAGTGATTGACAAACTTCTAAATGACTCCACTAGTGATGTTGGTAGTGAGATGCAGGAAGAACGGATACTAAATCTACAAAATAGGCCCACTACTGCGTATCTGGATGCGGCTGACTCCGAGACTATAATTAATTCATTGTCAACTGAACATGAAATGAAATCCGACAAAGATATTGATTTAATTGATTCTGGTGTGGCCTGCATGGAGACAGTCAATGTATGTCTTCAACCTCTTTCTGTAGAGCATAAGCCTGAGCTGAAACATTTGGATTTAAATAGTGAATGCAAGCCAGAGTCAAAACCTTTGGATTCATGTAGTGATGCATTGGTTTCTGCAACAGGCTTGGGACAAACAGAGAAACCTTTGTCAGAAATTCCAAAGCCTAAGATTAGTActgggaaaaagaaaaaaagggaaatGCTATCTAAAGCAGATGCTGCTGACACATCTGATCTTTACACTGCATACAAGGGCCCAGAGGAAGAACATACTGCCAAAAAGTCAGAATCTATAAATAATTCAACAGTTGTAAAAAATATCACGCAGATTGGCAATCTTAGTAAGGATGCTGCTTCAAATGAGGAAGATATGCACAACAGAGCTGAGTTGGATGACTGGGAAAATGCTGCTGATATTTCAACTCCAAAACTAAAAGCAACAGATGATCAGCCTCCTATTAACGATGCAAGGAAGCAACACAAAAAGGTTGATGGTTATGAAGCCACTAGCCGAAACAAATACTCCAGGGATTTTCTAATGACCCTCTCGCAATATTTTACTCATCTTCCTATAAATTTTCAGACAGGTTCAGATATAACAGATGCATTGTTAGTCAATCTATCAGGCCATTCACCTTCTGCAAGTACAGGAAGGGTCAATGATCGGCCATCAGGTGCTTCTCGAGTAGACCGACGGATAGTTGCCTCTATGGATGATGAAAAGTGGTTGAAACCACAAGTGTCATTTGGTCGTGACAATAGGACAGATTATGGACATGGAAATGCAACTGTCAGTCTTCGTCCTGGGCAAGCTGGCAGTCATGTGATTTTGAGGACTCTTCCTCGGCAGACATCAAATCAAGGAATACTTTCAGGTCCAATGCCATCTCCGGTAGCTCAGGTAGGCTTGCCACGTGGTAATCCAGATGCAGATCGGTGGCAACGCGCAAGAGGTTTAATACCCTCTCCTCATACACCCTTACAAGTAATGCACAAAGCTGAGAAGAAGTATGAAGTGGGCAAAGTTTCTGATGAAGAAGCTGCGAAACAAAGACAACTAAAAGCTATTCTTAACAAATTGACacctcaaaattttgataaacttTTTGACCAGGTCAGAGAGGTTAACATAGACAATGCAATGACCCTTACTGGTGTCATATCACAAATTTTTGACAAGGCTTTGATGGAACCTACCTTTTGTGAAATGTATGCTAATTTCTGTTTCCGTCTAGCAACTGTGTTACCAGATTTTAGTGAAGACAAtgaaaaaataacttttaaaaggcTGCTCCTGAACAAATGCCAAGAAGAATTTGAAAGAGGAGAGAAAGAGCAAGCAGAAGCTAATAAAGATGAAGAGGAGGGTGAGACCAAACAGTTCAAAGAGGAAAGGGAAGCAAAAAGGCTCCAGGCCCGAAGGCGAATGCTGGGCAATATACGCTTGATTGGAGAATTATACAAGAAAAAGATGTTGACAGAGAGAATTATGCACGAGTGCATCAAGAAATTGTTGGGTCAATATCAAAATCCTGACGAGGAAGATATTGAAGCATTGTGCAAATTAATGAGTACAATTGGTGAGATGATAGATCACCCCAAGGCAAAGGAACATATGGATGCATACTTTGACATGATGGCCAAGCTATCAACAAGTCAAAAGTTATCCTCTCGTGTAAGATTCATGTTGAGAGATGCAATTGATCTTAGAAAGAACAAATGGCAACAGAGGAGAAAAGTTGAGGGACCAAAGAAGATTGATGAGGTTCACAGAGATGCAGCTCAAGAAAGGCAAGCTCAGTCTAGCAGATTGTCTCGTGGTCCTATCATCAGTAATGTCCCAAGACGTGGTCCAGCAGCTGACTATGGTTCCCGTGGTCCCACTCTATTAACCCCTCCTGGTATTCAGCAGCAGGTTTCTGGTATTCGTGGATTGCCATCTCAAGTTCGCGGCTATGGTATTCAAGATGTACGGTTAGAGGATCGACATCACCTTGAGGGGCGAACTATGTCTCTTCCCCTCCAACACAGATCTGCTGAGGATGATTCTATTACCCTGGGTCCTCAAGGTGGCCTGGGCAGAGATTCAAAGATCTCAGACCGTACTTTTGAGAGATCTTCTACGGCAATGCTTCCTGCTGGGCGTACCCATGGCACTTCTATGAGCAGCCAATCAACAACTCCTGAAACAAGAATATTTTCAGAAGAAGTTTTACGAGAAAAATCCATTTCAGCAATTAGAGAGTTCTACAG TGCCGAGGATGAGAAAGAGGTTGCATTGTGCATCAAGGAATTGAATGCTCCTGACTTTTATCCTTCTATGATATCATTGTGGGTCACCGACTCCTTTGAGAAGACAAACACAGAAAGGGATCTCTTAGCAAAGCTGATTATCAACTTCTGCAAATCCAGAGATAGCTTACTTAGCCAGGCACAACTACTCCATGG GTTTGAGTTGGTCCTTTCTTCGTTGGAAGATGCTGTTAATGACGCACCACGAGCAGCTGAATTTCTTGGTCGTTTATTTACCAAAGTTATTTTACAAAATGTGGTGACTTTGAAAGATATAGGAAAACTGATACAAGAAGGTGGTGAAGAACCAGGGCAACTGAAAGAAATTGGGCTAGCAGCTGAGGTACTTGGGAACATCCTTGAGAGCATAAGGTCAGAAAGTGGAGATGCGTTTTTGAACGAGATCCGAACAAGCTCCAATCTTCGGCTGAAAGACTTTCGACCACCTCATCCATTAAAGGCTAACAAGTTAGATGAATTTCTTTAG